The Apium graveolens cultivar Ventura chromosome 6, ASM990537v1, whole genome shotgun sequence genome contains a region encoding:
- the LOC141665390 gene encoding uncharacterized protein LOC141665390: MVLRDAHEGECGNHTNGRNLSLKIPRLGYYWPTLRHDALITQGDVTPARDMDLTTPKTATGKMPYSLVYATEDVLPTEIMMPTARYELLMTVVNNIELAHDQDTMDELREMARIHMVSYQQRVANTYSKYAHVRAFRVGELVLRKTFQNTVDVTAGKFTDTWERP; encoded by the exons ATGGTATTAAGAGATGCACATGAAGGAGAGTGTGGAAATCATACCAACGGAAGAAATCTCTCATTAAAGATTCCACGTTTAGGTTATTACTGGCCGACGCTAAGACATGATGCTCTGATTACACAAGGAGATGTGACGCCTGCCAGAGACATGGACCT GACGACTCCTAAGACGGCAACGGGAAAGATGCCATATAGCTTAGTCTATGCCACTGAAGATGTCTTACCAACAGAGATCATGATGCCAACAGCCAGGTACGAACTATTGATGACTGTCGTGAACAATATAGAATTGGCACATGACCAGGATACTATGGACGAACTTAGAGAGATGGCTAGGATTCACATGGTTTCTTATCAACAAAGGGTGGCCAACACATATAGCAAATATGCCCATGTGAGAGCTTTCCGTGTTGGTGAATTGGTGTTAAGGAAGACGTTCCAAAACACTGTGGACGTGACGGCAGGAAAATTTACTGACACTTGGGAAAGACCTTAA